Below is a genomic region from Candidatus Binataceae bacterium.
GGCTAAGTCCTGGCCGAGCATCAGCGAGAGCCGGGCGATAGCGGAAGAGGGATTCATCTACGGATTGCCGATCGTGATGAATTACGCGGTCATGTACGAGTATGTCGTGGACCGAAACTCGGGCCAGTGGAAGGCTCCGTTCAATACAATATCCAACGAGCACCGCGTCTTCACTTACAGGGACACGACTATCGTCACGCCCAACAGCGACACGCCGTACTCGCTGGCATGGATGGACCTGCGCGCGGAACCCATCGTGATCTCGGTACCGGCCGTCGAAAAGAGCCGTTACTACTGCGTGCAGTTCACTGACGGTAACACGTTCAACTACGGCTACATCGGAAGCCGCGCCACCGGCAACGACGCGGGCGATTACATGGTTGTCGGACCCGAATGGAAGGGCGAAACGCCGCAAGGCATCAAGAAGGTGTTCCAGTCGACGACCGACTTTTCAATTGCGGTATTTCGCACCCAGCTCTTCAACTCCGCGGACCTGCCCAACGTCGAGAAAGTCCAGTCTGGTTACAAAGTACAGCCGCTGTCCGCATATCTGCACCAGTCGGCGCCTCCAGCGGCCCCGGCGATCGATTTCCCTAGGATCAACGATCAACTCGTAAAGAAGAATTTTTTCGAATATCTCGATTTCGCTCTGCGATTCGCGCCGTCCGGGCCGGAAGAGAAAGACATCCGCGCCAGGCTCGCCCGGATCGGCATCGGCCCCGGCAAGACCTTCAACTTCAAAGACCTTTCGCTCAAGCACAAGCTCGAAATCGGCCTGGGCATGAAGGACGGCGAGAAGAAGGTCGCGGAGAAACTCAAAACCTTCGGCAAGAACGTCAACGGATGGCACGTCGGTTCGCCATTTGGCGATCGCGCCTTCTACCACGGCGACTGGTTATTGCGCGCAGCCGGCGCCAAGGGCGGTATCTACGGCAACGACGCAGTGGAGGCGATGTATCCGCTGACGAAGTGGCTGCCGAACGGCGAACCGCTCGACGGCAGCAAGCACAACTACACGCTCACCTTCGCCGCAGGCCAGCTTCCGCCAGTCAACGCCTTCTGGTCCGTAACCATATACGACGGCAAGACGCAGTTGCTGATCAAGAATCCGATCAACCGCTATCTGATCAACTCGCCGATGCTTCCGAATCTCAAGAAGAACGCCGACGGCTCGCTGACGCTCTACATTCAGAAGAACTCGCCTGGCGCCGACAAGGAATCCAATTGGCTGCCCGCTCCCGACGGTCCGATCTACCTGGTGATGCGCCTGTACTGGCCGAAGGAGAGTCCGCCGTCCATTCTGCCGCCTGGCGATGGAACCTGGAAGCCCCCGGCCGTGCGCGTTCTTTAGAAGAGTCGCGCTGATCTCAGCGGCTACTCGATCCGATAGTTAATCGAGACCGCCGCGGCGAGCCATCACCGAGCAGACAGGCTAGTGAAACGGGAACTGAAGTTTGCGATCGTCGGAGGAAGCGCCGCGGGTCTCTTTGCCGCGTTGATGCTGGCGCGGGCCGGCCACGAGGTCGTCGTCCTCGAGCAGGATCGATCGGAGCCGGCGCCCGACGTCGAGTCTGCCGCGGCGTCCGCCTTCCGCTCGGCCGCGCCTCAGATTGTCCAGCCGCATATCGTGATGGCCAGGTGCCGGCAGCTTCTTATGGAGCACCTGCCCGACGTCTATCGCCTGATGCTAGCCGCGGGCGTGGCCGAAGCGCCGATCTCGACGCAGATGCCGCCGTCGCTCAGCGACACCACGGCGAGACCGGACGACGAGCGGTTCACGATGCTGATGACCCGGCGCTCGACCATCGATTGGGTCCTTCAGCGGGTGGTCGTTGCTGAGCCCGGCGTGACGCTCAGCGTGGGAGTGCGCGCAACCGGGTTGCTCGCCGCTGCGGATAGGCCGCCTCACGTCACTGGAGTGCGCACCAATCAGGGTGACGTTGCTGCGGACATGGTGGTGGATGCGATGGGCCGGCGCTCGCCGGTTGACCGCTGGCTCGACGAGATTGGCGCTCATTCAACGGCGATGTGGCGGGCGGAGTGCGGTGTGGCGTACTTCAGCCGGCATTATCGGCTGCGTCGAGCGCACAAACTACCCGGGCCGGCCACGACGCGGATCGTCGTCGGCCTCGACGAGTTCACCGTCGGCATCTGGGGCGCCGACAATGGAACGATGCAGCTGGCGGTGGTGCCGCTGGCGATCGATCGCCGATTCAAAACGCTCAGGTACCCGAAGGTCTTCGAGGCGGTGATGCGTACCATCCCGACCTACGCCGCGTGGCTTGACGTAATGGAACCGATCACCGACGTGTTTCCGATGGGTGCGGTGAACAATACGATGCGCCGTTTGGTTGTCGGCGGCGCGCCGGTAGCGACAGGGTTGGCCGCTATCGGCGACTCGGTCTGCACGACGAATCCGACGCTCGGCCGCGGCCTGACGCTCGCATTGACGGGTATCGCGGATTTGGTTGATGCCGTTGACCATCACGGCGACGACCGGCGCGCGCTCGCAATGGCTCTGGATAAACTGGCCGCCGAACATATCCTTCCGTATTACGAGGATCAGGCGGCGATCGACTTCGCGCGCCTCGGGATCCTCAAACACCGAATATTCGGCGCTCCGCTCCCGCCCGCGCCCGACGCCGTCTCTGACCGGATAACCTTCGAGCAACTGCGTACCGCAGCACTATTTGATCCGACTATCTTCCGCGCATTCTGGAAGGTCATGGGTATGCTCAGCCGGCCTGCCGAGGTGTACGCCGATCCGGAGATCGTGGCGCTCACGCAAGGAGTCCTCCGTTACCATACGAAGGCGCCGATCGTTCAGCCGACTCGCGAACAACTGCTCGGCGCGCTCGAGCCGTAGCCCGCTGCCGAAAAATCCGCCGACGGCCCGGCGGTTTACTAACGCTGGTTACTAAAGCTGGGCGCCGGGACTGCCCAGCGCATTCTCGGTCAGGCCTCGGGTGATGATCTCATAAGCTTCGTCTATGGAATCGGTTCTGTGGAAGAGCTCGACATCGCCCGGGCCGATTGTTCCGTATTTGATCAGCGCGTCGAAGTTCAGCACCTCGTTCCAGTACTTCGCCCCGAACAGCACGATCGGCATGCGCTTCTTCATCTTGCGCGTCTGCACCAGCGTAAGCATTTCGAAGAATTCGTCGAGCGTTCCGAAGCCGCCGGGGAACAGCACCACCGCCTTGGCAAGATAGACGAACCAGAACTTGCGCATGAAAAAGTAGTGGAAATGAAAGTGCAACTCGCGGCTGACATAGGGATTATCGAACTCGCCGTTGGGGATCGATATCGTCAGGCCGACATTCAGCCCCCTCGCTTCCGAGGCGCCGCGGTTAGCCGCCTCCATGATACCGGGACCGCCGCCGGTGCAGACGACAAACCGGCGCTCGTTATGGTCGAGCCTCTTCGACCAGGTCGTCAACCGATGGGACAGCTCACGTGCGGCCTCGTAATAGGTCGAGAGCTCAAGCGCCGTGCGTGCCGCCGTCACGCCGTGCCCCGCCCTTTCCGCCTCGGCCAGGGCTGCTTCGGCCGTTTCGCGCGACAACAACCGCGCCGAGCCCATGAAGACGATGGTGTCCTGGACCTTATAGCGTTTGAACCGCGACAGCGGCTCCAGATATTCGGCAAGGATGCGTAGCGCCCGGCCGTCCTTGCTTTCGAGGAACCGCACGTCCTCATAGGCCTTGGTCTGTCGATGGAATTGTTTGCTGCCGTTGGATTTGTCCAAGATTCACCTCCGGCAAATGTTGCGTTGGAGGCTCTGACGCTTCCAACGATTGCGCCTCGATTTTATCAAGTTGACGGCAGTTTATCTTTCCGGCAGCTTTTCGCCGCGGACAGGCTTCGGACGAGGCACCCGCGAAGCTCCTGGAAACCGGGCAAAAGGCGCTATTTCGGCGAGACCTGCCCGGCTCCAGTCGCGCGCTGGCAAGCTGCGGCCACCAGGCTAGCTTTCCTCCGTTCCTGCGCGAGCCGGCGGGTTTACCTGCAGCAGAAATCGGGCGAATTTTGGCAGCTATTCGATCTGATACGTAATCGAGACTGTCGCGGGGACCGTGACCTCGTTGGGTTGCACCGGGGTCGGCGCGCCCATCGACGCGCTCATCGCCATCGCCCCCGCGCGCATAACCGGCATCGGCCTGTTTTCGGTCTCGGTGGTGGCCTTGACCACGGGCCCAAGCTTTACGCCGAGCGACTTGGCGAGCGAGTCCGCCTGGGTCTGCGCGTCCTTGGCAGCGAGCGCGATCGCCTGGCTGCGGGCCTGGCTTTCATCGCGCAGCGTGAAGTTGAGAAAGTTGATCCGGTTGGCGCCGGCCTGGATTGCCGTGTCGATCAATCCGCCGAGCATCCCGATCTCGCCGGTCTCCACAGTAATCGAGTTCTCGGCGCGATAGCCGATGACGCTGGGCTTCTGATTGGGCTGCGGAGATTCGCTGTACTCGGGATAGAGCGAGTAGCCGCCGGTCCACACCTTGCCCTTGCCGTTCAGCTTGGCGGTGAGTGCGTCCACGACTTTTTGCGCGAGCGCCGCGTTCTGGCCGGCGCTCTCCTGCGCGGTTGCGGCATGCGTTTCGATCGCGAGGTTGAGCGAGGCGACGTCGGGAGCGACGTGCGCCTCGCCGTTGCCGGTAACCTCGATTGTGCGCGGGCCCTGCGGCGGAGGCGAGCCGGCGAGCGGCGCGGGAATAAACGGCGCCGCGGCCGGTGCAGCGACCGCGGCGGCCGGCATCGCCGCGAGAAAGATCGCAGCGGCGCCCGCGCAAAGCGAAAGGAGGGCGCCTGCGCCGCGGCGGCTATGGCCTACGTTCACCCGCGCACGCCCGCTGCTTACGATCTGAAGCGACCTTTTTCTCATCCGTCTCGGGACCTCGACTTGCGCCTCTACCGGCGTCCGGTTCGGCGCCGGAGGCCGCTCGGACTGTTGCCAAGGCTGCGCGCTGGCATCTAAGCTGCGGGCCAACCGACAGCCACAGCGCAATAGTTGAGGAGCCGGCGGCGAAAGGCAAGGCCGCCCGGGAGCGAAGCGCGAAGGGGCGGCGCGACGCGCGCGAGAGAGGGGGCGCGCCGATGCTTTCGCGGGCGGCGCGGTGTATTGTTCTGGATTGGAAAAAAGCTACTCCATGGCCGACAAACAGGACGAAAAGAAAGTCACACCCCGCAGCGTCGACTTCGCCGCCTGGTACAACGAGATAATCGCGCGCGCCGAGCTTGCCGATTACTCGCCGGTCCGCGGATGTATCGTGTTCCGCCCCGACGGCTTCGCGATCTGGGAGGCGCTACGCGACGAACTCGACCGCCGGATCAAAAAGACCGGCGCACGCAACGCCTACTTTCCGCTCTTCATCCCGCAAAGCTTCCTGCAAAAGGAGGCCCAGCACGTGGAGGGCTTTGCCCCCGAGGTCGCCGTGGTCACGCATGGCGGCGGCAAGGAGCTCGAGGAGCCGCTGATCGTGCGGCCCACTTCCGAGACCATCATCAATTACATGTTCGCGCAGTGGATTCATTCGCATCGCGACCTGCCCCTGATGATCAACCAGTGGTGCAACGTGGTGCGCTGGGAGATGCGCACGCGGCCGTTCCTGCGCACCACCGAATTCCTCTGGCAGGAGGGCCACACCGCGCACGCCACCAGGGAAGAGGCCGAACGCGAGGCGCTCACGATGCTCGAGGTCTATCGCGGCTTCGTCGAAGACTATCTCGCGGTGCCGCTCGTGACCGGGCGCAAGAGCGCGGCCGAACGTTTTCCGGGCGCCGAGGAGACCTATTCGATCGAGTCGCTGATGGGCGACGGGCGGGCGCTGCAATGCGGCACCTCGCACTACCTCGGCGACAACTTCGCGCGCGCCTTCGAGATTCGCTTTCTCGATACGCAAAACCAGCTCCAGTATCCCCATCAGACCAGCTGGGGCGTATCGACGCGGCTGCTCGGCGCGATCATCATGAGTCACGGCGACGACCAGGGATTGCGCCTGCCGCCGGCGGTCGCGCCGTTTCAGGCGGTGGTCGTGCCGATCTGGCGCAAGACCGAAGACGGCGATCCCGTGCTGGCCGCCGCGCGCGCAGCGCGCGACGCGCTGGAGGCCGCCGGGATACGCGTGCGATTGGACGACCGCGAGGGCCTGACGCCCGGCTTCAAATTCAACGATTGGGAGATGCGCGGCGTGCCGGTCCGGATCGAAATCGGCCCGCGCGACGTCGCCGCGCGGAGCGCCGTGATGGCACGCCGCGACCGCTCGGGCAAGGAAGCCAAAGCCGCGGCATCGCTCGACGGACTTGCGACGCACGTCCGCGCGCTGCTCGACGACGTTCAGAAGAGCCTGTACACGCAGGCGCGCGAGGCGATGCGCGCCAACACGCGCGAATTCGACGACTACGGGAAATTTCGCGCGCAGATGGAAGGCGAAGGCGGCGGCGGGATGGCCGACATCTACTGGTGCGGCAACGCCGCCTGCGAGACACGGATTCGCGAGGAGACGCGCGCGACCTGCCGCGCGATCCCCCTTGGACAGAACGCGGCGGTCGGGCGATGCCTGGTCTGCGGCGAACCGGCGACCGAGCGCGCCTTCTTCGCCAAAGCGTACTGACAATGTTAGGAAATAATGCGCAAACCGGCCCGCCCGGCCGCCGCGCGTCAGCCTAAGGTCACAGAGAGAGGAATTCGACCATGCCAACATCCAAACCCGCCCACGTTCTTGATGGTTACAAGGTCCTCGACTTCACCCAGGCGCTCGCCGGTCCGACCGTGACGCGCCTGATGGCCGAGCTTGGCGCCGAGGTTATCAAGGTGGAGATTCCGCCCAAGGGCGATTTCTCGCGCACCTTTCCGTTTCTGAAGGACGGGCGCAGCGCGTATTTCGTGCAGCAGAACCGCGGCAAGAAGAGCCTCTGCCTCGATCCCAAGAAACCCGAGGGCCTCGAGGTGATCAAAAAATTGCTGCCCAAGGTCGACGTCCTGCTCGAGAACTACTCGCCGGGAGCGATCGCGCGGATGGGGCTCGGATGGGAGGCGGTGAGCAAGATCAACCCGCGGCTCATCATGTGCTCGGTCTCGGGATTCGGACAGACCGGACCGCTCGCCAATCGCCCCGGCTACGATTACATCGGGATGAGCTATGCGGCGGTGACCTACATGATCGGCGACCCCAACGGACCGCCGTCGTTCCCGATGCTCGGGCTGGGCGACGTTTCGACCGGCGTGCATGCGCTCGCGTCGATCGCCTGCGCGCTGCTCTATCGCGACAAGACCGGCCGCGGCCAGCACCTCGACGTGTCGCTGCTCGACAGCTATTTCCACTGCCACGAGCTGAACGTGCAGATGTACAGCGCTAGCGGCGGCAAAGTTAAGCCCAAACGCGCGGGCTCGAATCATACCGCGGTGCCGATCATCGGGATCTTCAAGGGCAAGGCGCCGGAGAGCTACCTGTTCATCATGGCACCGGTGGACCATCAGTTCGCCGCGCTGTGCCGCGCGATGGAGCGGCCGGAGTTGGCGGCCGACCCACGTTTCACGACCGTGGTCGCGCGCGCCGCCAACCTCGCCGAGATCACCGGGATCATTCAGCGCTGGCTCGACGCCCAGCCCGACGACGCCACCATCCTGCGCAAGCTCGAGGCGGCGCGGATTCCGGTCGCGCCGATCCTCTCGGTGGAAGAAGCGATCAATCATCCGCATTTGCGCGAGCGCCGGACCGTGCGCAAAATCCGCGATCGCATAATCGGCGAGTACGACATCCCGGGCGTGCCGCTGCGCTTTTCCGACTTTCCGACCGAGCTCGACCTCCAAGCCCCGCTTCTGGGCGAGCA
It encodes:
- a CDS encoding LOG family protein, coding for MDKSNGSKQFHRQTKAYEDVRFLESKDGRALRILAEYLEPLSRFKRYKVQDTIVFMGSARLLSRETAEAALAEAERAGHGVTAARTALELSTYYEAARELSHRLTTWSKRLDHNERRFVVCTGGGPGIMEAANRGASEARGLNVGLTISIPNGEFDNPYVSRELHFHFHYFFMRKFWFVYLAKAVVLFPGGFGTLDEFFEMLTLVQTRKMKKRMPIVLFGAKYWNEVLNFDALIKYGTIGPGDVELFHRTDSIDEAYEIITRGLTENALGSPGAQL
- the proS gene encoding proline--tRNA ligase; its protein translation is MADKQDEKKVTPRSVDFAAWYNEIIARAELADYSPVRGCIVFRPDGFAIWEALRDELDRRIKKTGARNAYFPLFIPQSFLQKEAQHVEGFAPEVAVVTHGGGKELEEPLIVRPTSETIINYMFAQWIHSHRDLPLMINQWCNVVRWEMRTRPFLRTTEFLWQEGHTAHATREEAEREALTMLEVYRGFVEDYLAVPLVTGRKSAAERFPGAEETYSIESLMGDGRALQCGTSHYLGDNFARAFEIRFLDTQNQLQYPHQTSWGVSTRLLGAIIMSHGDDQGLRLPPAVAPFQAVVVPIWRKTEDGDPVLAAARAARDALEAAGIRVRLDDREGLTPGFKFNDWEMRGVPVRIEIGPRDVAARSAVMARRDRSGKEAKAAASLDGLATHVRALLDDVQKSLYTQAREAMRANTREFDDYGKFRAQMEGEGGGGMADIYWCGNAACETRIREETRATCRAIPLGQNAAVGRCLVCGEPATERAFFAKAY
- a CDS encoding CoA transferase; translation: MPTSKPAHVLDGYKVLDFTQALAGPTVTRLMAELGAEVIKVEIPPKGDFSRTFPFLKDGRSAYFVQQNRGKKSLCLDPKKPEGLEVIKKLLPKVDVLLENYSPGAIARMGLGWEAVSKINPRLIMCSVSGFGQTGPLANRPGYDYIGMSYAAVTYMIGDPNGPPSFPMLGLGDVSTGVHALASIACALLYRDKTGRGQHLDVSLLDSYFHCHELNVQMYSASGGKVKPKRAGSNHTAVPIIGIFKGKAPESYLFIMAPVDHQFAALCRAMERPELAADPRFTTVVARAANLAEITGIIQRWLDAQPDDATILRKLEAARIPVAPILSVEEAINHPHLRERRTVRKIRDRIIGEYDIPGVPLRFSDFPTELDLQAPLLGEHNAEILGSLGYSADRIGELEKAGVLTRGDR
- a CDS encoding SIMPL domain-containing protein (The SIMPL domain is named for its presence in mouse protein SIMPL (signalling molecule that associates with mouse pelle-like kinase). Bacterial member BP26, from Brucella, was shown to assemble into a channel-like structure, while YggE from E. coli has been associated with resistance to oxidative stress.), with the translated sequence MRKRSLQIVSSGRARVNVGHSRRGAGALLSLCAGAAAIFLAAMPAAAVAAPAAAPFIPAPLAGSPPPQGPRTIEVTGNGEAHVAPDVASLNLAIETHAATAQESAGQNAALAQKVVDALTAKLNGKGKVWTGGYSLYPEYSESPQPNQKPSVIGYRAENSITVETGEIGMLGGLIDTAIQAGANRINFLNFTLRDESQARSQAIALAAKDAQTQADSLAKSLGVKLGPVVKATTETENRPMPVMRAGAMAMSASMGAPTPVQPNEVTVPATVSITYQIE
- a CDS encoding DUF1254 domain-containing protein, with translation MQARSFALLTALAVVTSIALLIASPSAGISQTAKSWPSISESRAIAEEGFIYGLPIVMNYAVMYEYVVDRNSGQWKAPFNTISNEHRVFTYRDTTIVTPNSDTPYSLAWMDLRAEPIVISVPAVEKSRYYCVQFTDGNTFNYGYIGSRATGNDAGDYMVVGPEWKGETPQGIKKVFQSTTDFSIAVFRTQLFNSADLPNVEKVQSGYKVQPLSAYLHQSAPPAAPAIDFPRINDQLVKKNFFEYLDFALRFAPSGPEEKDIRARLARIGIGPGKTFNFKDLSLKHKLEIGLGMKDGEKKVAEKLKTFGKNVNGWHVGSPFGDRAFYHGDWLLRAAGAKGGIYGNDAVEAMYPLTKWLPNGEPLDGSKHNYTLTFAAGQLPPVNAFWSVTIYDGKTQLLIKNPINRYLINSPMLPNLKKNADGSLTLYIQKNSPGADKESNWLPAPDGPIYLVMRLYWPKESPPSILPPGDGTWKPPAVRVL